A single genomic interval of Selenobaculum gibii harbors:
- a CDS encoding MGDG synthase family glycosyltransferase, with translation MKRIMILSASIGAGHVKAAQAIHESLNDLDDICIVEYDVLTFIPEICKNFLLGLYLYSLKSFPQVYDQAYAWGNDNKWALYGKKLLNQVFSKKLLHYIRDYSPDCIIATHAIPAGFVSYLKEEKYIELMSATVITDFAVHRLCFNQNTDLFFIAHEGLVSNKVFDNFSMEKVYTTGIPVRQSFLEQVEKKKIYKDLNFVEDKPTILIMGGGAGLLPMEKILREFEMIDIPLQVIAVAGNNNILYNKLQCVKSSRHDIKTFKFVQSIHQFMSISDLMITKAGGVTIAEALCKGLPMLIYRPFPGQENYNAKFIETAEVGYIIKDINKISRFIKFLLANNAARLKELRENSQAIAKPNAAKHIIECISQNFS, from the coding sequence ATGAAACGAATCATGATTTTGAGTGCTTCTATTGGGGCTGGTCATGTAAAAGCGGCACAAGCAATTCATGAAAGCTTAAATGATTTAGATGATATTTGTATTGTTGAATATGATGTACTTACTTTTATTCCTGAGATTTGTAAAAATTTTCTTTTGGGTTTATATTTATATAGTTTAAAATCATTCCCTCAAGTGTATGATCAAGCATATGCTTGGGGGAATGATAATAAGTGGGCATTGTATGGGAAAAAATTGTTGAATCAAGTATTTTCAAAAAAATTACTACATTATATTCGTGATTATTCGCCGGACTGCATTATTGCTACACATGCGATACCAGCAGGATTTGTCAGTTATTTAAAAGAAGAGAAGTATATAGAGTTAATGAGCGCCACGGTGATTACGGATTTTGCTGTACATCGGTTATGTTTTAATCAAAATACTGATTTGTTTTTTATTGCACATGAAGGATTAGTTTCAAATAAAGTATTTGATAATTTTTCGATGGAAAAAGTATATACTACAGGAATTCCAGTTAGGCAATCTTTTCTTGAACAGGTAGAGAAAAAGAAGATTTACAAGGATTTAAATTTTGTGGAGGATAAACCGACAATTTTGATTATGGGTGGCGGTGCTGGACTTTTGCCAATGGAAAAAATTTTGAGGGAATTTGAAATGATTGATATTCCGTTACAAGTGATTGCTGTTGCGGGCAATAATAATATCTTGTATAATAAGCTGCAATGCGTCAAATCAAGTCGCCATGATATTAAAACATTTAAGTTTGTTCAATCTATTCACCAGTTTATGTCTATTTCTGATTTAATGATTACAAAAGCTGGGGGAGTTACAATTGCAGAAGCTTTATGTAAAGGCCTTCCAATGTTAATCTATCGCCCTTTCCCAGGGCAAGAAAATTATAATGCGAAATTTATTGAAACTGCAGAGGTTGGATATATTATAAAAGATATTAATAAAATAAGTCGTTTTATTAAATTTTTGTTGGCAAATAATGCTGCGAGATTAAAAGAACTGCGGGAAAATTCCCAGGCTATAGCAAAGCCGAATGCAGCAAAACATATCATAGAGTGTATTTCTCAGAATTTTTCATAG